A stretch of Ranitomeya variabilis isolate aRanVar5 chromosome 3, aRanVar5.hap1, whole genome shotgun sequence DNA encodes these proteins:
- the LOC143817867 gene encoding odorant receptor 131-2-like, with the protein MVNFTEVSNKTNNQTVEIVRSTLLALVLLSFCVFIYFVTIILYVFFTTPHVRENARYILFVHMLINDTLLLSVLIFVSLVAIFDVYIPVPICYALVMYSTSSFKVTAYNLAIMSFERYFAICYPLRHAQVCTMQRSLLVIGVMWLLSSTPLVPDFIAMCYSMPKNFFSTSLICQWSTFAMNSFQLTLRSLMEITTFILVGLVILYTYVKVMVVARKIGSGRSSAFKAEKTVLLHAFQLGLCMMYFSYSFTDAYLRKYFYFIPITNFFLFMCIPRYISPLIYGVRDEVFRKYIRKMNFFV; encoded by the coding sequence ATGGTCAACTTCACTGAGGTCAGCAACAAGACTAACAATCAAACTGTAGAAATCGTGAGGAGTACCCTGCTTGCCTTAGTGCTCCTGTCCTTCTGTGTCTTCATCTACTTTGTGACAATCATCTTGTACGTCTTCTTCACCACTCCTCATGTTCGGGAGAATGCTCGCTACATCCTGTTTGTCCACATGCTCATAAACGATACCTTGCTACTTTCTGTGCTGATATTCGTCTCTCTTGTAGCTATATTTGATGTGTACATCCCTGTGCCGATATGTTATGCCCTCGTCATGTACTCCACAAGTTCATTTAAGGTGACAGCCTACAACTTGGCCATCATGTCCTTTGAACGTTACTTTGCCATTTGCTATCCGTTAAGACATGCACAAGTCTGCACCATGCAGAGGTCTCTTTTAGTCATTGGAGTCATGTGGCTTCTGAGTAGCACTCCTCTGGTGCCTGACTTTATCGCCATGTGTTATTCAATGCCAAAGAATTTCTTCTCCACCAGCTTGATATGTCAGTGGTCAACATTTGCAATGAACAGTTTTCAATTAACCCTAAGGTCATTGATGGAGATCACCACCTTCATCTTGGTGGGATTGGTCATCCTTTACACCTATGTGAAAGTTATGGTGGTGGCTCGGAAGATTGGATCTGGGAGGTCTTCTGCTTTTAAGGCAGAGAAAACTGTTCTTCTTCACGCCTTCCAGCTCGGACTCTGTATGATGTATTTTTCATATTCTTTCACTGATGCTTACTTGAGGAAATATTTCTATTTTATACCAATAACCAACTTTTTCTTATTCATGTGCATCCCCAGATATATCAGTCCTTTGATTTATGGTGTAAGGGATGAAGTGTTCCGAAAATATATAAGGAAGATGAACTTCTTTGTATAG